Proteins encoded in a region of the Marinobacter arenosus genome:
- a CDS encoding response regulator encodes MSTIRLLIIEDDRKIAEIQRRFAERLDNVELCGIAHTLADARDLIDVMAPDLILLDVYFPDGNGLDLLRELRAQDSSSDVILITAAKEVDTLRSALRGGVFDYILKPLVFERLEEAVQRYRDHLNQLSGLDQIAQKEVDALIPRNAGEEGPAPSPDEARLPKGIDGITLDKIREVMAGGGQWSAEEVGAAMGASRTTARRYLEYLVGRREATAEVSYGSVGRPERRYCSTPRK; translated from the coding sequence TTGAGCACCATACGATTACTGATCATCGAAGATGACCGCAAGATCGCGGAAATTCAACGACGATTCGCCGAACGCCTGGACAATGTTGAGCTGTGCGGCATAGCCCACACGCTCGCCGATGCCCGCGACCTGATTGATGTCATGGCCCCGGACCTGATCCTTCTGGATGTCTACTTTCCCGATGGCAACGGCCTGGATCTGCTCCGCGAGCTCCGCGCGCAGGACAGCAGCAGCGACGTGATCCTGATCACCGCCGCGAAAGAAGTGGATACCCTGCGCAGCGCCCTGCGCGGGGGAGTCTTCGATTACATCCTGAAGCCACTGGTGTTCGAGCGCCTGGAGGAAGCGGTCCAGCGCTACCGGGACCACCTGAACCAGCTGTCGGGCCTGGACCAGATTGCCCAGAAAGAAGTCGATGCCCTCATTCCCCGCAACGCGGGGGAGGAAGGCCCGGCGCCGTCGCCTGACGAGGCTCGTCTTCCCAAGGGCATCGATGGCATTACCCTGGACAAGATCCGCGAGGTGATGGCCGGTGGCGGGCAGTGGAGCGCCGAGGAGGTGGGTGCGGCCATGGGCGCATCCCGGACGACCGCCCGCCGCTATCTTGAGTACCTGGTAGGCCGGCGTGAGGCGACGGCAGAAGTCAGCTACGGCAGTGTCGGACGGCCCGAACGTCGCTACTGCAGCACACCACGCAAGTAA
- the mtgA gene encoding monofunctional biosynthetic peptidoglycan transglycosylase: protein MARQSLIRKSLNAVAWTLAGVLLLMVAVITLFRFVDPPTSSFMLGYRVSAPGQPLHQEWVDLEAISPWMPLAVVASEDQRFPHHWGVDFNAIRKALAEYSAGEGLRGASTITQQTAKNLFLWNGRSFVRKALEAGLALGIDVLWPKKRILEVYLNVAEFGPGIYGVEAASRLYFGIPASRLSEVQAARLAAVLPNPKVLSAGRPSAYVWERVTWIRGQMAQLSGLNYLRGVLQ, encoded by the coding sequence GTGGCGCGACAATCCCTGATCAGAAAATCCCTGAACGCGGTGGCCTGGACGCTCGCTGGTGTTCTGCTGTTGATGGTCGCCGTGATCACCCTGTTCCGGTTCGTGGATCCGCCGACCTCGAGCTTCATGTTGGGTTATCGGGTGTCGGCGCCGGGACAGCCCTTGCACCAGGAATGGGTCGATCTGGAGGCGATTTCTCCGTGGATGCCACTGGCGGTGGTTGCCAGCGAGGACCAACGTTTTCCCCATCACTGGGGCGTGGATTTTAACGCCATCCGGAAGGCGCTGGCGGAATACAGCGCCGGTGAAGGCCTGAGAGGGGCGAGTACCATCACTCAGCAGACCGCCAAGAACCTGTTTCTGTGGAACGGGCGCAGCTTTGTTCGCAAGGCCCTTGAGGCCGGACTGGCACTGGGCATTGATGTGCTCTGGCCGAAGAAGCGCATTCTTGAGGTGTACCTCAATGTCGCGGAGTTTGGCCCGGGCATCTACGGCGTGGAAGCGGCGAGCCGACTCTACTTCGGTATTCCGGCCAGCCGGCTCTCCGAGGTCCAGGCGGCCAGATTGGCGGCGGTGCTGCCAAACCCGAAGGTACTGAGTGCGGGTAGGCCTTCGGCCTACGTCTGGGAACGGGTGACCTGGATTCGCGGTCAGATGGCCCAGTTGTCGGGTCTGAATTACTTGCGTGGTGTGCTGCAGTAG
- a CDS encoding DUF2244 domain-containing protein → MVEHLKHAEGFRLLLTPNHSLSWRGNVKIWLALLALSAMIAGGMAMAGAWVIIPFAGLELAALAAGFYLTSRACQRREVLTVSDTDIHIEKGRTRKLAEWTLPRRYARLRLNAPRHPFTAPKLELIHRDTQVTLGSFLNIEDTEILIQLLESRGLVIERREPDPEIGLWF, encoded by the coding sequence ATGGTGGAGCATCTCAAGCACGCGGAGGGCTTCCGGCTCCTGCTGACCCCCAATCACTCCCTGAGTTGGCGTGGCAACGTGAAAATCTGGCTGGCCCTGCTGGCCCTCTCTGCCATGATTGCCGGCGGCATGGCGATGGCCGGCGCCTGGGTCATCATTCCGTTCGCCGGACTCGAACTGGCCGCCCTCGCCGCAGGGTTCTACCTCACTTCGAGGGCCTGCCAGCGCCGGGAGGTGCTCACGGTCAGCGACACCGACATCCATATCGAAAAAGGCAGGACCCGGAAACTCGCAGAATGGACGCTGCCCCGTCGCTATGCCCGGCTGCGCCTCAACGCGCCCCGACATCCCTTCACCGCGCCCAAACTGGAGCTGATCCACCGGGATACCCAGGTCACGCTCGGCAGTTTCCTGAACATCGAGGACACCGAGATTCTCATACAACTGTTGGAGTCGCGGGGGCTGGTGATTGAACGAAGAGAGCCCGATCCGGAGATCGGGCTCTGGTTCTAG
- a CDS encoding alpha/beta fold hydrolase, with protein MTAQFTTNTDVATRLPQAPLARRNGRVAAIGTALQWLHRVAPHTAGNIVESLFFSPQRLPLPIRYEYLLDEATSYTQLQYGAQIVPVYSWGHGPVILMVHGWSGGGIQFGAFVQPLVKAGFRVVVFDAPAHGRAQGSQTNLYEMADVVFKVAASVGPVEAIIAHSIGSLAAARAVVDGIRTRHLIMLAPPRDLDSVVAGFGATLGLSEAMVSEQRRRMERRFGSDVWRQFSFDELAPDLAPRGLVVIDRDDQSVPASQSDRVYLTWPGSEKLQTEGLGHFKLLWHPSVVEPIYRRLTNAA; from the coding sequence ATGACTGCCCAATTCACAACCAACACAGATGTCGCAACACGGCTCCCGCAAGCACCGCTGGCCAGACGCAACGGACGGGTGGCTGCCATCGGAACGGCCCTGCAATGGCTGCATCGGGTAGCGCCCCACACAGCCGGAAACATCGTTGAGAGTCTGTTCTTCTCGCCCCAGCGGCTGCCCTTGCCGATCCGCTACGAATACCTGCTCGACGAGGCGACCAGCTACACCCAGCTCCAGTATGGCGCGCAGATCGTCCCGGTTTACAGCTGGGGGCATGGTCCGGTGATCCTGATGGTGCACGGCTGGTCCGGTGGCGGCATTCAGTTCGGGGCATTTGTTCAGCCCCTGGTCAAGGCCGGTTTTCGGGTGGTGGTGTTTGATGCGCCCGCCCACGGTCGGGCCCAGGGTAGCCAGACCAACCTTTACGAGATGGCGGACGTGGTGTTCAAGGTTGCGGCCAGTGTGGGGCCGGTCGAGGCCATCATTGCACACTCGATAGGTTCCCTGGCCGCGGCGCGTGCGGTGGTGGATGGTATCCGGACCAGGCATCTGATCATGCTGGCACCACCCCGGGACCTGGATTCCGTCGTGGCCGGTTTCGGCGCCACCCTCGGACTGTCCGAGGCCATGGTGTCAGAACAGCGCCGGCGGATGGAGCGGCGATTCGGTTCCGATGTATGGCGCCAGTTCTCATTCGATGAGCTCGCACCGGACCTTGCCCCCCGAGGACTGGTGGTTATTGATCGCGACGATCAGTCGGTTCCGGCCAGCCAGAGCGACCGCGTTTATCTGACGTGGCCCGGCTCGGAAAAGCTGCAGACCGAGGGGCTGGGGCACTTCAAACTGCTGTGGCACCCGAGCGTGGTGGAACCGATCTACCGTCGGCTCACCAACGCCGCCTAG
- a CDS encoding GlxA family transcriptional regulator produces MNKIAIVALPFCHGTGIVGVMDFFATANYCDRGTARNEPLFDCQIVTIDNEPVHSFSRIPIAPTVRWEDFQPDVIIVGSAMEAVIGDRHISAALDQSRHLYPWLRSALDRGAIVASVCTGSFILAEAGLLAQHVATTHWRAAPAFRRRYPDIRLEAEQLLVDNGQIICAGGATSFIDLCLYLVERLGSPALAVACSKLLILDARRAEQSPYMNFYSSRAHQDEVIGDIQDWLEQHYADPIAIDDLAERARLGPRTFKRRFKDATGETPLNYLQHLRIEAAKHGLESTRRQTAQIIWDVGYEDASSFRRLFKRNVGCTMEEYRRRFSYVTPGRTRPQLAAHND; encoded by the coding sequence ATGAATAAGATCGCCATTGTCGCCCTGCCCTTCTGCCACGGTACCGGCATTGTCGGTGTGATGGATTTTTTCGCCACCGCTAACTACTGCGACCGGGGCACAGCCCGGAACGAGCCACTGTTCGATTGCCAGATCGTGACCATCGATAATGAGCCGGTGCACTCGTTCAGCAGGATTCCGATTGCGCCAACGGTGCGCTGGGAGGATTTCCAGCCCGACGTGATCATTGTCGGCTCCGCGATGGAGGCCGTGATCGGCGACCGTCACATCAGTGCGGCACTCGACCAGTCCCGCCACCTTTATCCCTGGTTGCGTTCGGCCTTGGACCGCGGTGCCATTGTGGCCAGCGTTTGCACGGGCAGTTTTATCCTGGCCGAGGCCGGCTTGCTGGCACAACACGTCGCCACGACCCATTGGCGGGCGGCCCCGGCCTTTCGCCGGCGCTATCCGGACATCAGGCTGGAAGCGGAGCAATTGCTGGTTGATAACGGCCAGATCATCTGCGCCGGGGGCGCAACCTCGTTCATCGACCTGTGCCTGTACCTCGTTGAGAGACTGGGTTCCCCCGCGCTCGCCGTGGCCTGCAGCAAATTGCTGATCCTGGACGCCCGCCGGGCGGAGCAATCGCCCTATATGAACTTTTACAGCAGCCGAGCCCATCAGGACGAGGTGATCGGCGACATTCAGGATTGGCTGGAGCAGCACTACGCCGACCCTATTGCCATCGACGACCTGGCCGAACGGGCCAGACTGGGGCCGAGAACGTTCAAGCGGCGCTTCAAGGACGCCACTGGCGAAACGCCATTGAATTACCTGCAACACCTGCGGATTGAAGCCGCCAAGCATGGCCTGGAGTCAACCCGGCGCCAGACCGCCCAGATTATCTGGGATGTCGGCTACGAAGATGCCAGCTCGTTCCGGCGCCTCTTCAAGCGGAACGTCGGGTGCACCATGGAGGAATACCGCCGGCGATTCAGCTACGTCACGCCCGGGCGCACCCGACCACAGCTGGCGGCGCACAATGACTGA
- a CDS encoding sterol desaturase family protein: MEQLTFLFSELNRVVLDPVSDRFTGIFDLNGRFGVFFLCISYAVAYGLFRFRRHRGQTDARSFWQFIGGASVNLHRSALLDYQYYLVRAILKVALVLPAVALVDPVILTSGDYIAFFTNLWGARPTLGNDLALSLLYGLGVFLVQDFKHYWVHRAFHSRWLWEFHKVHHSAPVLVPVTASRIHFVEKIVERLATAVCIGLYAGIFWYVCGGEISRYTLFGVTYLVFIFNALAANLRHSHVWLSFGPKLEHILNSPAQHQIHHSDAPRHFNKNFGTNLSIWDWMFGTLYTTTSTPEPIRFGTGERDRERYLTLYSLIVTPFVELGRRLRRPPAPRATGAGIQD; this comes from the coding sequence TTGGAGCAGCTGACTTTTCTCTTTTCCGAATTGAACCGGGTGGTGCTGGACCCGGTGAGCGATCGTTTTACCGGGATATTTGATCTGAACGGGCGTTTCGGCGTCTTCTTCCTGTGTATTTCCTACGCCGTGGCCTACGGACTGTTCCGGTTCCGACGGCACCGGGGACAAACGGATGCCCGCTCCTTCTGGCAGTTCATTGGCGGGGCCAGCGTCAACCTGCATCGCTCGGCTCTGCTCGATTACCAGTACTACCTGGTGCGCGCCATCCTAAAAGTTGCCCTGGTGCTGCCGGCCGTTGCCCTGGTGGATCCCGTCATACTGACGTCCGGCGACTACATCGCCTTTTTTACCAATCTATGGGGCGCAAGACCCACACTTGGCAATGATCTGGCCCTGTCCCTGCTGTATGGCCTGGGCGTATTCCTGGTTCAGGACTTCAAGCATTACTGGGTTCATCGCGCGTTCCACTCACGCTGGCTGTGGGAATTTCACAAAGTGCATCACTCGGCACCGGTGCTGGTACCGGTGACGGCGAGCCGCATACATTTCGTGGAGAAGATCGTGGAACGCCTGGCGACGGCCGTGTGCATCGGCCTTTACGCGGGGATTTTCTGGTACGTGTGTGGCGGTGAAATCAGCCGGTACACCCTGTTTGGCGTGACCTACCTGGTGTTCATTTTCAACGCCCTTGCCGCCAACCTGCGGCACAGCCACGTCTGGCTGTCGTTCGGGCCCAAACTTGAGCACATCCTCAACAGCCCGGCCCAGCACCAGATTCACCACAGTGATGCGCCGCGGCACTTCAACAAGAACTTCGGGACCAACCTCTCGATCTGGGACTGGATGTTCGGAACGCTCTACACCACCACCAGTACCCCCGAACCCATTCGCTTCGGAACCGGCGAGCGAGACCGGGAACGATACCTTACGCTGTACAGCCTGATTGTCACCCCCTTCGTCGAGCTGGGGCGGCGATTGCGTCGCCCCCCTGCGCCCCGCGCCACGGGCGCGGGTATTCAGGACTAG
- a CDS encoding substrate-binding periplasmic protein: MPSESAAVTTTVVKAATAALLALTLSTVATAAIAAERLYIFTENYPPYNASVSGKGFAHEEDDITGICSDMVKAMLARVDYDYVMKMRAWSYAYDWVQGRENHGLFCTARTEEREELFQWVGPLASIKWTLFAAPESDITLDSLEDARELQIAGYKGDVMSEYLVDQGFNVAMGMSGDVNTQRLMLGQADLWVTDGLVGPLVAEKEHGITGLKPVLVFRETPMYLALSKNTDPAIVANLQRALDEARAAGELDAIAARYE, encoded by the coding sequence ATGCCCAGTGAATCAGCAGCGGTAACAACAACAGTAGTAAAAGCCGCCACAGCCGCACTTCTGGCCCTCACACTGTCTACCGTCGCCACGGCGGCGATTGCGGCAGAGCGACTGTATATCTTCACCGAGAACTATCCGCCCTACAACGCATCGGTCTCCGGCAAGGGCTTTGCCCACGAAGAGGATGACATCACGGGTATTTGCAGCGACATGGTCAAGGCCATGCTGGCCCGGGTCGATTATGACTATGTGATGAAGATGCGGGCCTGGAGCTACGCGTACGATTGGGTCCAGGGTCGGGAGAACCACGGACTCTTCTGTACCGCGCGAACCGAGGAGCGGGAAGAGCTCTTCCAGTGGGTCGGCCCCCTGGCCTCGATCAAGTGGACGCTGTTCGCCGCGCCGGAATCGGATATCACCCTGGACAGCCTCGAGGACGCCAGGGAGTTGCAGATTGCCGGCTACAAGGGCGATGTCATGTCGGAGTACCTGGTGGACCAGGGGTTCAATGTGGCCATGGGTATGTCGGGGGATGTGAACACCCAGCGGTTGATGTTGGGTCAGGCGGATCTGTGGGTAACGGACGGCCTGGTCGGTCCGTTGGTGGCTGAGAAGGAGCACGGCATTACCGGACTCAAGCCGGTCCTGGTGTTCCGTGAGACGCCCATGTACCTGGCACTCAGCAAAAACACCGATCCGGCCATTGTGGCCAATCTGCAGCGGGCCCTCGACGAAGCCCGCGCGGCCGGTGAGCTTGATGCCATCGCGGCCCGCTACGAGTAA
- a CDS encoding diacylglycerol/lipid kinase family protein codes for MTHWLLANPKAGSGERGREYWRDSLASVGIPDPECCDFTDDDWVHRVEPGDVVMVAGGDGSVNRGAQLCLAKDATLAVLPSGTANDFARNLGLPEDPEALCALIAKGTCQRVDVAEFGQALFLNVAHIGLGTLPVRESEGAEKKLFGRFSYGIGLLRRLNAKRGFKAEIRCDKGRVKGRWLSIAVASGAFFGGGNEIPEASANDGQLDVIAVKPRPLFQLLLTFIMVRLNRRSPRRTSTIVHLKGTRCSVRTGKPKTVTADGDVVGKTPLEVVCRPQVLSVIGPTVVSTGESPSNAQGES; via the coding sequence ATGACCCATTGGCTGTTGGCCAATCCCAAGGCCGGATCAGGTGAGCGGGGGCGCGAATACTGGCGCGATAGTCTGGCGTCCGTCGGTATCCCTGACCCGGAATGCTGTGACTTCACGGACGATGACTGGGTCCACAGGGTGGAGCCCGGCGATGTGGTGATGGTGGCCGGAGGCGATGGCTCGGTCAACCGGGGTGCGCAGCTGTGTCTGGCCAAAGACGCGACCCTGGCGGTGCTGCCCTCGGGAACCGCCAACGATTTTGCCCGGAACCTGGGGCTGCCCGAGGACCCCGAGGCACTGTGCGCGCTCATCGCCAAGGGCACCTGCCAGCGAGTGGATGTTGCCGAATTCGGCCAGGCGCTGTTCCTCAATGTCGCCCACATTGGACTGGGCACCTTGCCGGTTCGGGAGTCGGAGGGGGCCGAGAAGAAGCTGTTTGGCCGATTCAGTTACGGCATCGGGTTGTTGCGGCGCCTCAACGCCAAGCGGGGCTTCAAGGCTGAAATCCGGTGCGACAAGGGCCGTGTCAAAGGCCGATGGCTGTCGATTGCCGTCGCCAGCGGTGCTTTTTTCGGAGGCGGAAACGAGATCCCCGAGGCGTCCGCCAACGACGGTCAGCTTGATGTCATTGCGGTAAAGCCGCGGCCCCTTTTCCAGCTGCTGCTCACGTTTATCATGGTCCGTCTCAACCGCCGCTCTCCCCGGCGAACCAGCACCATCGTTCACCTGAAGGGAACTCGGTGTTCGGTTCGGACCGGTAAGCCAAAAACGGTCACGGCGGATGGCGACGTGGTGGGGAAAACGCCACTGGAGGTGGTCTGCAGGCCGCAGGTCCTGTCGGTGATTGGTCCCACCGTGGTCAGTACCGGCGAGTCGCCATCCAATGCCCAGGGCGAATCCTGA
- a CDS encoding maleate cis-trans isomerase family protein: protein MENHGFTAHIGFLYPGHAAEDDYPRLARMVRPAADIRVVHTDFAEDAHTVEALTEMGSPSRLLKGAAQLRDSGIEAVLWTSTSASFVRGLDGIREQIDTLEKALQVPASTTAMAFARAVTAINARRVTIAATYPADVAVLFRDFLEHFDIEVVRLASHGIATAAEAGTLNKEVVLQFARENNHPDADALLIPDTALHSAGWLEELETVAGKPVLTANQVSFWEGLRLCGKLTPQQGLGTLFATEL from the coding sequence ATGGAAAACCATGGTTTCACCGCTCACATCGGGTTTCTTTACCCCGGCCACGCCGCCGAGGACGATTACCCACGCCTGGCACGAATGGTGCGCCCGGCGGCGGATATCCGGGTTGTGCATACCGACTTTGCCGAAGACGCGCACACCGTCGAGGCCCTGACCGAAATGGGCAGTCCCTCCAGACTCCTGAAAGGTGCCGCCCAACTTCGCGACTCGGGCATTGAAGCGGTTCTGTGGACCTCCACCAGCGCCAGTTTCGTTCGCGGTCTCGACGGCATCCGGGAGCAGATCGATACCCTGGAGAAAGCCTTGCAGGTTCCGGCGTCCACCACCGCCATGGCGTTCGCCCGCGCGGTGACTGCCATCAATGCCCGGCGGGTGACCATCGCCGCCACCTACCCTGCGGACGTAGCCGTCCTGTTCCGGGATTTTCTGGAGCACTTCGATATTGAGGTGGTGAGACTGGCTAGTCACGGCATTGCCACCGCAGCCGAAGCCGGCACTCTCAACAAGGAGGTGGTGCTGCAGTTTGCCCGTGAGAACAATCACCCGGACGCCGATGCCCTGCTGATCCCGGACACGGCACTGCACTCGGCAGGCTGGTTGGAGGAGCTGGAAACGGTGGCCGGCAAACCGGTGCTCACCGCCAACCAGGTCAGCTTCTGGGAAGGCCTGCGTCTGTGTGGCAAATTGACGCCCCAGCAGGGACTGGGCACACTCTTCGCCACCGAACTCTGA
- a CDS encoding haloalkane dehalogenase produces MDFVRTPEKRFERLLDYPFEPHYVQLDNLRMHYVDEGPAEARPILMLHGEPSWSYLYRHMIPVCAAAGHRVIAPDLIGFGKSDKPTSIDDYSYQQHMDWMQSFIDQLELTDITLVCQDWGSLLGLRLAAENPDRFRAIVVGNGMLPTGDQKAPPAFKIWKNFALHSPWFPIARIINTGSFRKLGPDEMRAYDAPFPGKKYKAGARAFPRLVPMTPDDPATDANRKAWQVLEQWEKPFLTTFSNGDPITRGGDRYLQERIPGAKNQPHVTLKGGHFLQEDSPVPFARAINDLLATMA; encoded by the coding sequence ATGGATTTCGTCAGAACCCCCGAGAAGCGATTTGAACGCCTGCTGGATTACCCCTTCGAGCCCCACTACGTCCAGCTTGATAACCTGCGAATGCATTATGTCGACGAGGGACCCGCGGAGGCCAGGCCGATACTGATGCTGCACGGTGAGCCCTCCTGGTCCTACCTCTACCGGCACATGATTCCGGTTTGTGCGGCGGCGGGCCATCGGGTCATTGCGCCGGACCTGATCGGCTTCGGCAAATCCGACAAACCCACGTCGATTGATGATTACAGTTACCAGCAGCATATGGACTGGATGCAGTCGTTCATTGACCAACTGGAACTGACTGACATCACCCTGGTGTGCCAGGACTGGGGATCGTTACTGGGCCTGCGCCTTGCAGCCGAGAACCCGGACCGGTTCCGGGCGATTGTCGTGGGCAACGGCATGCTGCCGACCGGCGACCAGAAAGCGCCACCGGCGTTCAAGATCTGGAAGAACTTTGCCCTGCACAGCCCGTGGTTCCCCATCGCCCGGATCATCAATACCGGGTCATTCCGAAAACTGGGGCCGGATGAGATGCGCGCCTACGACGCTCCGTTTCCCGGCAAAAAGTACAAGGCCGGTGCCCGGGCCTTTCCCAGGCTGGTGCCCATGACCCCGGACGACCCGGCCACAGACGCCAACCGGAAAGCCTGGCAGGTGCTGGAACAATGGGAAAAGCCTTTTCTCACCACCTTCAGTAATGGCGATCCAATCACCCGGGGTGGCGACCGGTACCTGCAGGAGCGGATTCCGGGCGCCAAAAACCAGCCCCACGTCACCCTGAAGGGCGGCCACTTCCTTCAGGAAGATTCCCCGGTGCCCTTCGCCCGGGCCATCAACGACCTGCTGGCCACCATGGCCTGA